One stretch of Pomacea canaliculata isolate SZHN2017 linkage group LG11, ASM307304v1, whole genome shotgun sequence DNA includes these proteins:
- the LOC112575019 gene encoding uncharacterized protein LOC112575019, whose protein sequence is MAHLQEALKIREQYGWWHFNTALTQTNLAQVCVLRHDFQSAADYLLKSRSILAKCTPHHEQRGHASLLLAHVYVTPPLYDPGQVSRYLQEVLEVLDVRQQSRSSSGTLMVLSCAEHCMQLGGWRWSEMDPYLKVVEQLLKQFEGDLSPQLKEHQVIFEKVKKLEGQGDTIKAEQAEELTSHVVAACHFCNIFYDDKDFRELWRRVEMNIGDQMRVYDLT, encoded by the exons ATGGCGCACCTTCAAGAAGCGCTGAAGATCCGAGAACAATACGGGTGGTGGCACTTCAACACAGCTTTAACCCAAACAAACCTTGCTCAAGTCTGCGTCTTGAG ACACGACTTCCAGAGTGCGGCGGACTATCTGCTGAAGTCCAGGAGCATCCTAGCAAAGTGCACTCCCCATCATGAACAGCGCGGTCACGCGTCCCTGCTGTTGGCCCATGTGTACGTCACACCGCCCCTCTATGACCCCGGCCAGGTGAGTCGCTACCTGCAGGAGGTGCTGGAGGTGCTTGATGTCAGGCAGCAGAGCCGCAGCTCGTCAGGCACGTTGATGGTGTTGTCATGTGCGGAGCATTGCATGCAGCTGGGCGGCTGGCGTTGGAGCGAGATGGACCCCTACCTGAAGGTGGTTGAACAG CTGCTGAAGCAGTTTGAAGGCGACCTGTCTCCACAGCTCAAGGAGCACCAagtcatttttgaaaaagtcaAGAAACTAGAAGGACAAGGGGACACCATCAAAGCCGAGCAAGCTGAGGAACTGACGTCACACGTGGTGGCCGCCTGTCATTTTTGCAACATATTTTACGACGATAAAGACTTCAGAGAACTGTGGAGACGAGTGGAGATGAACATAGGTGATCAGATGAGAGTCTATGATCTCACGTAA
- the LOC112575013 gene encoding uncharacterized protein LOC112575013, with amino-acid sequence MMESQQTVVGYVAGDWPRLERVLRQAIHCTRDTYPAFLQVALAADRLLVRCFPKEAKKFLEDMAHAAEMFGTSRDHAVLWGLTGNAMSQIEGTDWDEALGRVRDSVSKLSEAEPCVHYARMLFDLGLIHFRLGQHDEAYRYLSMARNVSEESAHVEDSQVVYFPIRLRCYLSMPLIFKGNLEEAKNLVEEALELCSQLTTYHPDRTTLLNNLGLIYERSSDNQDLALHYYRQSLQERRGLPSMAPTDLVPTLVNVGMQYSRRGHYEKAMAHIQEALKIREQYGCLHYNTALTQTSLAQVCILRHDFQSAAGYLLKSRSILTKCTPQHELRGHVSLLLAHVYVTPPLYDAGQVSHYLQEVLEVLDVRQQSRSSSGTLMVLSCAEHCMQLGGWRWSEMDPYLKVVEQLLTQFKGDLSPQLKEHHAIFEKVKKLEGQGDTIRAEQLEELTSHVVAACHFCNIFYDDKDFRELWRRVEMNIDDQSRVSDLT; translated from the exons ATGATGGAGTCGCAGCAGACCGTGGTGGGTTACGTCGCCGGCGACTGGCCTCGTCTGGAGCGGGTGCTGCGGCAGGCCATCCATTGCACGAGAGACACGTACCCGGCTTTTCTGCAG gtggcgctggcaGCGGACAGACTACTCGTCAGGTGTTTCCCCAAAGAGGCAAAGAAGTTTTTGGAGGACATGGCTCACGCTGCCGAGATGTTCgggacgtcacgtgaccatgccGTGCTGTGGGGCTTGACGGGAAATGCTATGAGCCAAATCGAAG GCACAGACTGGGACGAGGCTCTTGGCCGAGTGAGAGATTCCGTCAGCAAACTGTCAGAAGCAGAGCCTTGTGTACATTACGCGCGAATGTTGTTTGACCTCGGTCTTATACACTTCCGCCTGGGTCAACATGATGAAGCTTATAGGTATCT GAGCATGGCGAGGAACGTTTCTGAAGAGTCTGCCCACGTGGAAGATTCACAGGTGGTGTACTTCCCCATCAGACTTCGCTGCTACCTGTCCATGCCATTAATATTTAAAG GTAACCTGGAAGAGGCAAAGAATTTGGTGGAAGAAGCTCTGGAGCTATGTTCCCAGCTCACGACCTATCATCCAGACAGAACCACACTGCTTAACAACCTTGGTCTCATCTACGAACGCA GCAGTGACAATCAGGACCTGGCGCTGCATTATTACCGACAATCTCTGCAGGAAAGGAGAGGGCTCCCCAGCATGGCGCCTACAGACCTGGTTCCTACGCTTGTCAACGTTGGCATGCAGTACAGCAGGAGAGGACATTATG AGAAGGCAATGGCGCACATACAAGAAGCCTTGAAGATCCGGGAACAATACGGGTGTCTACACTACAACACAGCCTTAACCCAAACGAGTCTTGCGCAAGTCTGCATCTTGAG ACACGACTTCCAGAGTGCAGCGGGCTATTTGCTGAAGTCCAGAAGCATCCTGACAAAGTGCACTCCCCAGCATGAACTTCGCGGTCACGTGTCACTGCTCTTAGCCCATGTGTACGTCACACCGCCCCTCTATGACGCCGGCCAGGTGAGTCACTACCTGCAGGAGGTGCTGGAGGTGCTTGATGTCAGGCAGCAGAGTCGCAGCTCGTCAGGCACGTTGATGGTGTTGTCATGTGCGGAGCATTGCATGCAGCTGGGCGGCTGGCGTTGGAGCGAGATGGACCCCTACCTGAAGGTGGTTGAACAG cTGCTGACACAGTTTAAAGGCGACCTGTCTCCACAGCTCAAGGAACACCACGCCATCTTTGAAAAAGTCAAGAAACTCGAAGGACAAGGGGACACCATCAGGGCCGAGCAGCTGGAGGAACTGACGTCACACGTGGTGGCCGCCTGTCATTTTTGCAACATATTTTACGACGATAAAGACTTCAGAGAACTGTGGAGACGAGTGGAGATGAACATAGATGACCAAAGCAGAGTTTCTGACCTCACGTAA
- the LOC112575012 gene encoding kinesin light chain 4-like isoform X2 — MSESVSEEREITLAKKRGAQTTLADMRVEGCRVALAADRLLVRCFPKEAKKFLEDMAHAAEMFGTSRDHAVLWGLTGNAMSQYEGTDWDEALGRVRDSVSKLSEAEPCVHYARMLFDLGLIHFRLGHHDEAYRYFNMARGLPPDADHGDESQVVYFPIRLRCYLSLPLIFRGKLTEAKKMVEEALELCSQLTTYHPDRTTLLNNLGLIYERSGDNQDLALHFYRQSLQERRGLPSMPPSDLVPLIINVGMQYIRRGRLDEAMVHLQEALEIRKQCGWLHYNTALTLKNLARVCILRQDFQGAEDYLLKSRSILEKCTPQHEQRGHVSLFLAHVYVTPSLYDAGQVSRYLQEVLEVLDVRQQSRSSSGKLMVLSCAEHCMQLGGWRWREMDPYLKVVEELLKQFEGDLSPQLKEHHAIFEKVKKLEGQGDTVRAEQLEELTSHVVAACHFCNIFYDDKDFRELWRRVEMNRDDQSKVSDLM; from the exons ATGAGTGAGAGCGTcagcgaggaaagggagatcactctagcgaaaaaGAGAGGGGCGCAGACGACATTGGCGGACATGAGAGTGGAAGGATGTCGT GTGGCGCTTGCAGCGGACAGACTACTCGTCAGGTGTTTCCCCAAAGAAGCGAAGAAGTTTTTGGAGGACATGGCTCACGCTGCCGAGATGTTCGGGACTTCACGTGACCATGCCGTGCTGTGGGGCTTGACGGGAAATGCTATGAGCCAATATGAAG GCACAGACTGGGACGAGGCTCTTGGCCGAGTGAGAGATTCCGTCAGCAAACTGTCAGAAGCAGAGCCTTGTGTACATTACGCGCGCATGTTGTTTGACCTCGGTCTTATACACTTCCGCCTGGGTCATCATGATGAAGCTTATAG GTACTTCAACATGGCGAGGGGCCTTCCTCCAGACGCTGATCATGGGGATGAATCACAGGTGGTGTACTTCCCCATCAGACTTCGCTGCTACCTGTCATTGCCATTAATCTTTAGAG GTAAACTGACAGAGGCAAAGAAGATGGTGGAAGAAGCACTGGAGCTATGTTCCCAGCTCACGACCTATCATCCAGACAGAACAACACTGCTTAACAACCTTGGTCTCATCTACGAACGCA GCGGTGATAATCAGGACCTGGCGCTGCATTTTTACCGACAATCTCTGCAGGAAAGGAGAGGGCTTCCCAGCATGCCGCCTTCAGACCTGGTTCCTTTGATTATCAACGTGGGCATGCAGTACATCAGAAGAGGACGTTTAG ACGAGGCAATGGTCCACCTTCAAGAGGCATTGGAGATTCGGAAACAGTGTGGATGGCTGCACTACAACACAGCCTTAACCCTAAAGAACCTCGCGCGAGTCTGCATCTTGAG ACAAGACTTCCAGGGTGCGGAGGACTATTTGCTGAAGTCCAGGAGCATCCTGGAAAAGTGCACTCCTCAGCATGAACAGCGCGGTCACGTGTCACTGTTCTTGGCCCATGTGTACGTCACACCGTCCCTCTATGACGCCGGCCAGGTGAGTCGCTACCTGCAGGAGGTGCTGGAGGTGCTTGATGTCAGGCAGCAGAGCCGCAGCTCGTCAGGCAAGTTGATGGTGCTGTCATGTGCGGAGCATTGCATGCAGCTGGGCGGCTGGCGTTGGAGGGAGATGGACCCCTACCTGAAGGTGGTTGAAGAG CTGCTGAAGCAGTTTGAAGGCGACCTGTCTCCACAGCTCAAGGAGCACCACGCCATCTTTGAAAAAGTCAAGAAACTCGAAGGACAAGGGGACACCGTCAGGGCTGAGCAGCTGGAGGAACTGACGTCACACGTGGTGGCCGCCTGTCATTTTTGCAACATATTTTACGACGATAAAGACTTCAGAGAACTGTGGAGACGAGTGGAGATGAACAGAGATGACCAAAGCAAAGTCTCTGATCTCATGTAA
- the LOC112575012 gene encoding uncharacterized protein LOC112575012 isoform X1, translated as MEMTEEKDTDEQVRELARLLQAGDFSQVALQAVMDCRQQQEDDVKNAGRMQTVLYMLTHYCPQTQEVTGSLPQNVESLLLSPTIRLSHMVTDDQARLRVVTFLGNVLEHAQTKLMMESQQTVVGYVAGDWPRLERVLRQAIHCTRDTYPAFLQVALAADRLLVRCFPKEAKKFLEDMAHAAEMFGTSRDHAVLWGLTGNAMSQYEGTDWDEALGRVRDSVSKLSEAEPCVHYARMLFDLGLIHFRLGHHDEAYRYFNMARGLPPDADHGDESQVVYFPIRLRCYLSLPLIFRGKLTEAKKMVEEALELCSQLTTYHPDRTTLLNNLGLIYERSGDNQDLALHFYRQSLQERRGLPSMPPSDLVPLIINVGMQYIRRGRLDEAMVHLQEALEIRKQCGWLHYNTALTLKNLARVCILRQDFQGAEDYLLKSRSILEKCTPQHEQRGHVSLFLAHVYVTPSLYDAGQVSRYLQEVLEVLDVRQQSRSSSGKLMVLSCAEHCMQLGGWRWREMDPYLKVVEELLKQFEGDLSPQLKEHHAIFEKVKKLEGQGDTVRAEQLEELTSHVVAACHFCNIFYDDKDFRELWRRVEMNRDDQSKVSDLM; from the exons ATGGAGATGACTGAGGAAAAGGACACCGACGAGCAGGTGAGGGAGTTGGCGCGGCTGCTACAGGCCGGCGACTTCTCACAGGTGGCGCTACAGGCCGTGATGGACTGCCGCCAGCAGCAGGAGGATGATGTAAAGAATGCTGGGAGGATGCAAACCGTGCTTTATATGCTCACCCACTACTGCCCGCAGACGCAGGAGGTCACGGGGTCATTGCCGCAGAACGTTGAGTCACTGCTTCTGTCCCCCACTATCCGACTGAGTCACATGGTGACGGACGACCAG GCCAGGTTACGTGTGGTGACGTTCCTTGGAAACGTACTGGAGCATGCGCAGACCAAACTGATGATGGAGTCGCAGCAGACCGTGGTGGGTTACGTCGCCGGCGACTGGCCTCGTCTGGAGCGAGTGCTGCGACAAGCCATCCATTGCACGAGAGACACGTACCCGGCTTTTCTCCAG GTGGCGCTTGCAGCGGACAGACTACTCGTCAGGTGTTTCCCCAAAGAAGCGAAGAAGTTTTTGGAGGACATGGCTCACGCTGCCGAGATGTTCGGGACTTCACGTGACCATGCCGTGCTGTGGGGCTTGACGGGAAATGCTATGAGCCAATATGAAG GCACAGACTGGGACGAGGCTCTTGGCCGAGTGAGAGATTCCGTCAGCAAACTGTCAGAAGCAGAGCCTTGTGTACATTACGCGCGCATGTTGTTTGACCTCGGTCTTATACACTTCCGCCTGGGTCATCATGATGAAGCTTATAG GTACTTCAACATGGCGAGGGGCCTTCCTCCAGACGCTGATCATGGGGATGAATCACAGGTGGTGTACTTCCCCATCAGACTTCGCTGCTACCTGTCATTGCCATTAATCTTTAGAG GTAAACTGACAGAGGCAAAGAAGATGGTGGAAGAAGCACTGGAGCTATGTTCCCAGCTCACGACCTATCATCCAGACAGAACAACACTGCTTAACAACCTTGGTCTCATCTACGAACGCA GCGGTGATAATCAGGACCTGGCGCTGCATTTTTACCGACAATCTCTGCAGGAAAGGAGAGGGCTTCCCAGCATGCCGCCTTCAGACCTGGTTCCTTTGATTATCAACGTGGGCATGCAGTACATCAGAAGAGGACGTTTAG ACGAGGCAATGGTCCACCTTCAAGAGGCATTGGAGATTCGGAAACAGTGTGGATGGCTGCACTACAACACAGCCTTAACCCTAAAGAACCTCGCGCGAGTCTGCATCTTGAG ACAAGACTTCCAGGGTGCGGAGGACTATTTGCTGAAGTCCAGGAGCATCCTGGAAAAGTGCACTCCTCAGCATGAACAGCGCGGTCACGTGTCACTGTTCTTGGCCCATGTGTACGTCACACCGTCCCTCTATGACGCCGGCCAGGTGAGTCGCTACCTGCAGGAGGTGCTGGAGGTGCTTGATGTCAGGCAGCAGAGCCGCAGCTCGTCAGGCAAGTTGATGGTGCTGTCATGTGCGGAGCATTGCATGCAGCTGGGCGGCTGGCGTTGGAGGGAGATGGACCCCTACCTGAAGGTGGTTGAAGAG CTGCTGAAGCAGTTTGAAGGCGACCTGTCTCCACAGCTCAAGGAGCACCACGCCATCTTTGAAAAAGTCAAGAAACTCGAAGGACAAGGGGACACCGTCAGGGCTGAGCAGCTGGAGGAACTGACGTCACACGTGGTGGCCGCCTGTCATTTTTGCAACATATTTTACGACGATAAAGACTTCAGAGAACTGTGGAGACGAGTGGAGATGAACAGAGATGACCAAAGCAAAGTCTCTGATCTCATGTAA
- the LOC112575018 gene encoding uncharacterized protein LOC112575018 encodes MEMAEENTDEQVRELALLLQGGDFSQVALQAVMDCRQQQQKDDTRNAGRMQTLLLLLTHYCPQTREVKGSLQWNVAPVLLPDTTRLGHRVTDDRARLRVVTFLGNVLEHAQTKLMMESQQTVVGYVSGDWPRLERVLRQAIHCTRDTYPAFLQVALAADRLLVRCFPKKAKRFLEDMAHAAKMFGTSRDHAVLWGLTGNAMSQYEGTDWDEALGRVRDSVSKLSEAEPCVHYARMLFDLGLIHFRLGQHDEAYRYLSMARNVSEDTAHGDDSQVVYFPIRLRCYLSMPLIFKGKLTEAKNLVEEALELCSQLTTYHPDRTTLLNNLGLIYEAQQ; translated from the exons ATGGAGATGGCTGAGGAAAACACCGACGAGCAGGTGAGGGAGCTGGCGCTGTTGCTACAGGGCGGCGACTTCTCACAGGTGGCGCTACAGGCCGTGATGGACtgtcgtcagcagcagcagaaggaTGACACACGGAATGCTGGGAGGATGCAGACCTTGCTGCTCCTCCTCACCCATTACTGCCCGCAGACGCGGGAGGTCAAGGGGTCATTGCAGTGGAACGTCGCACCAGTGCTTCTGCCCGACACCACACGACTGGGTCACAGGGTGACAGACGATCGG GCCAGGTTACGTGTGGTGACGTTCCTTGGAAACGTACTGGAGCATGCGCAGACCAAACTGATGATGGAGTCGCAGCAGACGGTGGTGGGTTACGTCTCCGGCGACTGGCCTCGTCTGGAGCGGGTGTTGCGGCAGGCCATCCATTGCACGAGAGACACGTACCCGGCTTTTCTGCAG gtggcgctggcaGCGGACAGACTACTCGTGAGGTGTTTCCCCAAAAAAGCAAAGAGGTTCTTGGAGGACATGGCTCACGCTGCCAAGATGTTCgggacgtcacgtgaccatgctGTGCTGTGGGGCTTGACGGGAAATGCTATGAGCCAATATGAAG GCACAGACTGGGACGAGGCTCTTGGCCGAGTGAGAGATTCCGTCAGCAAACTGTCAGAAGCAGAGCCTTGTGTACATTACGCGCGCATGCTGTTTGACCTCGGTCTTATACACTTCCGCCTGGGTCAACATGATGAAGCTTATAG GTATCTGAGCATGGCGAGGAACGTTTCTGAAGACACTGCCCACGGAGACGATTCACAGGTGGTGTACTTCCCCATCAGACTTCGCTGCTACCTGTCCATGCCATTAATATTTAAAG GTAAACTGACAGAGGCAAAGAATTTGGTGGAAGAAGCTCTGGAGCTGTGTTCCCAGCTGACGACCTATCATCCAGACAGAACAACACTGCTTAACAACCTTGGTCTCATCTACGAAGCGCA GCAGTGA